Proteins encoded together in one Miscanthus floridulus cultivar M001 chromosome 16, ASM1932011v1, whole genome shotgun sequence window:
- the LOC136511594 gene encoding uncharacterized protein has protein sequence MATPPQEMDLEQHGDNMAGKGGAGQVYWSNAMSSFVLKYLADLVASGTKTTSGFKQAHLNSCARALYEKLGVQHTGGQVGNHLRKWKRIYAKIEKLKNLNGAVWDEHNCIISLDAEHYNNHIKDHREDANYLNIPIEQYHEMATICGKNLAAAAYAKGSNEPLGVEVTETYSAPTVAETSAYAKGSNEPLGVEVTETDNAPIVTETDKAPIVTETDNAPTVTGTDNAPTVTGTDNAPKPTSSEPSEQIGVDDGTNSGNNGAESSGTKQPPSKKQRIYTDDDLVVIMSRTLGELASSIKKLSEQPDLPVPKGLYEELKSIPGFEEARLEHYYAYLCENPPLARAFYALPQLSSKVIWVARYIKNQRSGLI, from the exons ATGGCGACGCCTCCGCAG GAGATGGACCTAGAGCAACATGGGGACAACATGGCAGGCAAGGGTGGAGCTGGACAGGTCTATTGGTCCAACGCAATGTCTAGTTTTGTACTCAAATATTTGGCTGACCTAGTTGCGAGTGGAACTAAAACCACGAGTGGCTTCAAGCAAGCTCATCTTAACAGTTGTGCTAGAGCTTTGTATGAGAAGCTGGGTGTCCAGCACACCGGTGGACAAGTTGGTAACCATCTTAGGAAGTGGAAAAGGATTTATGCAAAGATTGAGAAGCTGAAGAACTTGAATGGAGCTGTTTGGGATGAACATAATTGCATAATCAGTCTTGATGCAGAGCATTACAATAATCATATTAAG GACCACCGTGAAGATGCCAACTACTTGAACATTCCGATTGAGCAATATCATGAGATGGCCACCATATGTGGCAAAAATTTGGCAGCCGCTGCATATGCTAAAGGGTCAAATGAGCCACTTGGTGTTGAAGTGACTGAAACATATAGTGCACCAACTGTGGCTGAAACCAGTGCATATGCTAAAGGATCAAATGAGCCACTTGGTGTTGAAGTGACTGAAACAGATAATGCACCAATTGTGACTGAAACAGATAAGGCACCAATTGTGACTGAAACAGATAATGCACCAACTGTGACTGGAACAGATAATGCACCAACTGTGACTGGAACAGATAATGCACCAAAACCCACGTCTAGTGAGCCAAGTGAACAAATTGGTGTTGATGACGGAACAAACTCAGGCAACAATGGTGCAGAGTCCTCAGGTACTAAACAGCCAccatcaaagaagcagaggaTATATACTGATGATGACTTGGTTGTGATAATGAGTCGGACCCTTGGCGAACTTGCTTCGTCTATAAAAAAGCTTTCTGAACAACCTGACCTTCCTGTTCCAAAGGGGTTGTATGAAGAGCTAAAGAGCATCCCAGGGTTTGAGGAGGCACGTCTTGAGCACTACTATGCTTATCTGTGTGAGAATCCTCCACTTGCAAGGGCATTTTATGCACTGCCTCAACTTTCTAGCAAAGTTATATGGGTGGCTAGGTACATCAAGAATCAAAGGTCCGGACTAATATAA